The sequence AATTGATTATATATTGTTAAAGAAAATTAGTCAAAAAACCCTTAGGGTAATTAATATTTTTGTACCTGATAAAAAAATAAGCGCCCTTTGGCGCTTATTTTGGTGCAACTATCTGTGTGTCTATATCAAATTCAACTAGGGTAATCTCTGAAACTAAAGAAAAATTACCACTAAGTTCATTTATAAAGATATCAATCTTTGAGATTTTTTCTGTTCCGTAGTCAATATAGATAGATAATTCAACAAAAACTTCATCTATAATATCAACTAGCTCAGGTACATGTGATGATATGTAGTTTTTTACCCCATCTTCATTTAATTCTCCTGAAAATACAATATGGCGCCTTCTATTTAGCCTCAAGGAATCATCTATTATTGCCAAGTCTGCAAATTTTGCAAAATCCAGTAACCTTGAGGGTAAGCTTATAAACGTCTTAAGTTCAGAGGCACCGCCTTCCTCCACTGAAACCCATGTATTGGTCTGGCTTTTAAGATATGTAATTTTGTCTGTTTTGTATATCTCTAATCTAAGTTCATTGGCAGTACCTAAATAATAGGCTTGGTTTGTTTCAATAAATTCCACTCCTGTTAGATCTACAGTAGCCATTTGTTCATCACGGTGTATCACTGTTTTCATTTGGAATTTGATGTTTTCTCTTTGGTAAAATTCATTGGTAAGCCTTTCTAGTGTCACTGAAACTTCTTTGGTTGTAATATCTGCTCCACACCCGGTAATAAGTATTAAACTTAAGATGACTATAATTGCTAAGACTCCTACTTTATTATACATACCAAACTCCTCCCAAATTGTACATCTATTTTTGCTAAACCTATTATTAATTAAATATATAACATTGTAGACTTTGATGCAATATATAAACAATTAACCCATAACACTGATTATAGTTTTTTTGCTTTTTATAATAGGGATGCTTACATTTAGTTATTCGAAGGTACAGTTTTTTTTTAAAGGGTAGAAAATAGATAAATGTCACACAAAGAAACCTTTTAAATATAATGAATTATATCTTATATATAGGAGGTAAACCTATGAAAAAATATATATTTATACCTTTACTAATCGTCTTAGTTGTTTCCCTTGCACTTGTTGGATGTGTAGGAAATAAAGGGGACAATGGAGCTTTGCCTAAGGTAAGAGTTTCAGAAGTTATTCACTCTGTCTTTTATGCACCTCAGTACGTTGCATTGCATTTAGGTTTTTTTGAAGAAGAAGGTTTGGATGTTGAACTCGCTATTTCGTGGGGAGCTGACCGCGGGGCTGCAGCCCTTTTGTCAAATAGTGCTGACATAGCACTATTTGGGCCTGAAGCAGCGGTCTATATTGCCCGTGAGCAGTCAGAGACTAAGTTGATAGCATTTGCTCAACTAACTAAACGTGATGGTTCTTTTTTAGTAGCAAGGGAGGAAATGCCAAACTTTAGTTGGGATGATGTTAGGGGAAAAACAGTTATTGGTGGCAGAGCAGGTGGAGTACCGCAGATGGTTCATGAATATGTGTTAAATGAACATGCTATTAATCCAAGGGTTGATCTAGAAATGATTCAAAATATTGATTTAGCGGCTACGGCGGCTGCCTTTTCCAATGGTGTAGGAGATTTTGTTCAACTGTTCGAACCAGGAGCGTCTAGTATCGAAAAATCTGGTGCTGGCCATGTAGTTGCTTCTTTCGGTGAAGCAGGTGGTGAAATACCGTATACTGTTTACCACGCAACTGAACAATATCTAAAAAACAACCCTGAAATAATCCAAAAATTCACTAATGCCATTTACAAAGCTCAGCTTTGGGTACAAAATCATTCTGCACAAGAAGTTGCTGAAGTAATAAAACCGTCATTTGAGGAAGATGATTTCGATCTAATAGTAAAAGCTGTTGAAAGATATAAAGCTCAGGATACCTTTAGTCAAGATCCGATTTTAAGACCAGAAGCGTTAGATAGATTGCAAGATGTTATTATCTTAGCCGGTGAGTTAGACCAAAAAGTACCATATGAATCTGTGGTTAATACTGATTTTGCAAAAAAAGCTATGGAAAACATCAATTAATCTATCCCCCTTTTACACCAGTGGCTAAATAGCCACTGGTGTTTTGCCTAATTTAAGATAAATGTATCCTAATGGTTACATTTATCGGGGTTACAGTACCTTGTTTCTTCTTTTTTCCTACCTAGATTGTTATATGCACCCCTTTAAACATTTGTCATAAACTGTTTATATGAAATAGTAAAGGAGGGTTACAAGTGACAGAGTTAAAGCGGATTTTGGAATTAAAGGATTTATCTGTAACCTTTATGACAAAAACAGGTGGAACAGAGGCCATAAAAGACATTAATTTAAAAATTACAGAAGGAGAGTTTGTTTCAATAGTTGGACCCTCAGGCTGTGGTAAATCTACCCTCCTCTCTGTAATCGCAGGGCTGATTAAACCCAGCACAGGAACACTCATAAATGATTTTAAATTTTCGGGATATATGTTCCAGCAAGACTTTCTTTTACCGTGGCGGACAATTAAAGATAATACTTTACTGGGGCTAGAGATTAAAGGTTTGAAAACTAAAGAGAGAGTAGACTCGGCTTTAGATTTTTTGAAAAGTTTAGGACTAGAGCATTTTACTAACTATTTTCCCAGTCAATTATCAGGTGGCATGAGACAAAGGGTAGCTTTAGCCAGGACTCTAGCTTTAAGGCCAGATATACTACTGTTAGACGAACCTTTTTCAGCTTTAGATTACCAAGCTAGGTTGAATATACAGCAAGAAGTCAGTGAAACCTTAAGGCATACAAAAAAAACAGTTATACTTGTTACTCATGACATTTCCGAGGCAATAGCAATGAGTGATAGAGTAATTATACTGTCCAGTAGACCTGGTACTATTATTAAAGATATACATTTAGATCTTGATTGCCCCACTAATGATCCCTTTACCTGCCGTAAAGCACCAAACTTTGGTGATTATTTTAATATCATATGGGAGGTGTTAAACAGTGATTCCTAAAGTGTTTAAGAACCTCAAAAAGGCAATTGTAAGAAAAGCTGAAAGTGAAGAGCACAGAGACTATCTATTTAATAAGAAACTAGAGTCTTTCTGGGTAGTATTCACCCAGCTAACTATCCTGTTGGTTTTTATCATAATATGGGAGTGGGCTGCCAATAAAGGTTTAACCAACACATTTTTAACAAGTAAACCTTCAAAGGTGTGGTCAACTATTGTCCGGCTAAACACCTCAGGACAACTTTTCCATCATATTCGCATAACAGTTATGGAAACTGGTGTAAGCTTTATATTGGGTACAATAATCGGAACACTTATAGCCATTGTGCTTTGGTGGTGGAAGTTCTTAAGTCGTGTTTTAGATCCTTATTTATTAGTTCTAAATAGTTTACCTAAAGTAGCACTTGGCCCACTATTCATCATAATTTTTGGTCTTGGTTTTAAAAGTATAATTGCCATGGCCCTAGCAATAACTGTTATTACAACAACTATAGTTGTTTATTCAGGCTTTCGGAACGTTGATAACAACTATTTGAAGCTTGTAAAAACATTCGGTGCTTCTAAATCCACTAGCTTTATCAAGGTTGTACTACCTGCAAGTATACCCACAATAGCATCAGCTCTTCGAGTAAATTTAGGTCTATCTTGGGTAGGTGTTATCGTAGGAGAGTTTTTAACAGGCAGGGCAGGGTTAGGCTATCTAGCTATTTATGGGGGGCAGACTTATCAGATGGATTTGGTAATAACAAGTGTAATACTACTAGCTATAGCCTCAGCAGTTTCATATCAAATACTTGTCCTATTTGAAAACCACATAAAACAAAAATACAGTTAAATGGGTTCCCCTTTTAACTGTATTTCGTTTTATGTAGCTAAGTCCAAAAGCATATTTTTGACTGGAGTATAAATGAAAAGTTAAGATAAATGGTTGTTTTTAAACTTAATGTACTTATCTGTAATTTCTGGGTGTTCTTCGAAAAATTGTGTTAAGATTTCTAAATTGGTTATTAGTTTTGGATTAAAGCTGTGTTCTATCAGTTCAACGTCTTTAAGTATATAGTCACCATTTGATATAAACTTTAAAAAAATCTCCACTGTTTTATGTCTTTGTAAAAGAAATGCCCCTAACTCTTTACCGTCTTGTGTTAATGTTATTATGCCATATTTTTTGTACTCTAATAGTCCTAAAGAGGCTATTTTTTGTACCATCTTAGTCACAGAAGAGTCCCTTACATTTAAAGTTTCAGCAAGTGTTTTTATTCTAACATAACCTTGCACTTTGCAAAATCTATATATCATTTCTAAATAGTCTTCCATACTTGCTGTAAGTAATTTCTTATTCTTTTCTAGTATTTGATAACCCCTTGCAGTATGAAATTGATTTTTATCCATCAAATCACCACTTAATTTTTATTGAGAAAAGCTTTTTTTCCCACTCACACTTTATGTTATCTGATCATATACTAGTCATATGAAAAAGATTTTCCCTTAACTAAAATTTATTGTTTATTCTAGGAGGATATGACATGATTATTAATAATTTAGTTTTAAATAGCGAAGAAGGGGCTTCATGGAGAATAGGAGCTAAGCTGAAGATAAAGTACATACAATTTTAAAAAGCAAGCAGATCAACACATCTGCTTGCTTTTACTTAGTTTCCTTTAAATAAATCCACGTATTTGGTCAAACTTATAATAAGATTCCTCTTCTCACTTTTTTTATAAACTGAATTTGATTCTATATCTTCTACTAGTCTTTTTACTTTCCCTTCAGACCTACATATATTATCGAGATTTATATTATAATCTTCCTCGATTTTACTACACCAATATATCCTATTAGTAATCCCCTTAGATCCTATCCCCTTAGCCTCTAATAAACTCCTAAGCTCATCTTTCCTCAAATAAATACCCCCTTAAGGCTTTTATTAATTTTATTCTTTGAGGAAGAAAAATATGTGAAATTTGGGAGTTAGACAGATAGGGTTAGCGTTAAAGTGGCTAAGATTTTGGCAATTGATTGTCTGGATCTTTAGTTTCATAATCCCTTAAGTAAGTTTCGTGTATACAAATGCCAAATCCTAGGACAGTCATTAAACAGAAAAATATAAAGTACCATAGTGTTCCACTGCCAAGGAGAAAGCCAAAAAACCCATGAATGTCATTGTAACTCCATGGGTTTTTAATAGATAAAATAAAAAGCATATTTATACCAAGAAAACCAAATAGCCATAACAACGCCCCCAAAAACATCTTTTTCATACCAAATCTCCCCCTTTTTTCTTTATAGCTAATTATAGAATATTGCTAGTGAATATACAATAAAAAAAATAGACAATCTAAACATCGACATTGATAACATA comes from Alkalicella caledoniensis and encodes:
- a CDS encoding ABC transporter substrate-binding protein — translated: MKKYIFIPLLIVLVVSLALVGCVGNKGDNGALPKVRVSEVIHSVFYAPQYVALHLGFFEEEGLDVELAISWGADRGAAALLSNSADIALFGPEAAVYIAREQSETKLIAFAQLTKRDGSFLVAREEMPNFSWDDVRGKTVIGGRAGGVPQMVHEYVLNEHAINPRVDLEMIQNIDLAATAAAFSNGVGDFVQLFEPGASSIEKSGAGHVVASFGEAGGEIPYTVYHATEQYLKNNPEIIQKFTNAIYKAQLWVQNHSAQEVAEVIKPSFEEDDFDLIVKAVERYKAQDTFSQDPILRPEALDRLQDVIILAGELDQKVPYESVVNTDFAKKAMENIN
- a CDS encoding ABC transporter ATP-binding protein; protein product: MTKTGGTEAIKDINLKITEGEFVSIVGPSGCGKSTLLSVIAGLIKPSTGTLINDFKFSGYMFQQDFLLPWRTIKDNTLLGLEIKGLKTKERVDSALDFLKSLGLEHFTNYFPSQLSGGMRQRVALARTLALRPDILLLDEPFSALDYQARLNIQQEVSETLRHTKKTVILVTHDISEAIAMSDRVIILSSRPGTIIKDIHLDLDCPTNDPFTCRKAPNFGDYFNIIWEVLNSDS
- a CDS encoding ABC transporter permease, coding for MIPKVFKNLKKAIVRKAESEEHRDYLFNKKLESFWVVFTQLTILLVFIIIWEWAANKGLTNTFLTSKPSKVWSTIVRLNTSGQLFHHIRITVMETGVSFILGTIIGTLIAIVLWWWKFLSRVLDPYLLVLNSLPKVALGPLFIIIFGLGFKSIIAMALAITVITTTIVVYSGFRNVDNNYLKLVKTFGASKSTSFIKVVLPASIPTIASALRVNLGLSWVGVIVGEFLTGRAGLGYLAIYGGQTYQMDLVITSVILLAIASAVSYQILVLFENHIKQKYS
- a CDS encoding iron dependent repressor, metal binding and dimerization domain protein translates to MDKNQFHTARGYQILEKNKKLLTASMEDYLEMIYRFCKVQGYVRIKTLAETLNVRDSSVTKMVQKIASLGLLEYKKYGIITLTQDGKELGAFLLQRHKTVEIFLKFISNGDYILKDVELIEHSFNPKLITNLEILTQFFEEHPEITDKYIKFKNNHLS